A window of the Planctomycetaceae bacterium genome harbors these coding sequences:
- a CDS encoding transposase, whose amino-acid sequence MARTKRICPAGEVFHVLNRAVARLTIFEKPEDYAAFMCVVQETWEIVPLPIYAMVAMPNHWHFVVRPETSDQVSEFFRRLTVMHTMRWHAQYKTGGTGHLYQGRFKSFPIQSDRHLLTVMRYVERNPVRAKLIDLAEEWQWGSAHARRGPADERRWLAIPDDPPLPRNWRSWVNKVETEAELNALRISVKRGLPFGDNRWTKSCALRLGLESTTRPRGRPKKET is encoded by the coding sequence ATGGCACGCACGAAACGCATTTGTCCGGCTGGTGAAGTCTTCCACGTTCTGAATCGAGCGGTGGCTCGGCTGACGATTTTTGAAAAGCCCGAAGACTATGCCGCATTCATGTGCGTTGTGCAGGAAACGTGGGAAATCGTGCCACTTCCAATTTATGCGATGGTGGCAATGCCGAATCACTGGCATTTTGTGGTCCGGCCCGAGACCAGCGATCAGGTCAGTGAGTTCTTCCGTCGACTGACTGTCATGCACACGATGCGCTGGCATGCTCAATACAAGACCGGCGGGACCGGCCATTTGTATCAGGGGCGTTTCAAGTCGTTTCCTATCCAGTCAGACCGACATCTGCTGACAGTCATGAGATACGTCGAACGGAATCCCGTACGAGCCAAATTGATTGACCTCGCCGAAGAATGGCAATGGGGTTCCGCTCATGCTCGCCGAGGACCTGCAGACGAACGTCGATGGCTGGCGATTCCCGATGATCCCCCATTGCCGCGTAACTGGCGTTCATGGGTGAACAAGGTCGAGACGGAGGCTGAGTTGAACGCACTTCGCATCAGCGTGAAACGCGGCCTGCCGTTTGGCGATAATCGATGGACAAAAAGCTGCGCCCTTCGTCTCGGGCTCGAATCCACAACTCGCCCAAGGGGAAGACCAAAGAAAGAGACCTGA